The following nucleotide sequence is from Gymnodinialimonas sp. 202GB13-11.
GCGCTCCTGGATATGGACGCGCAAACCGTCTTGGTCGTATTTGACATTCGCCGCTACGAGAAGGAACTCGACCGCCTGGCCGCGCAGGTCGCGGCCCAGGGTGGGACGGTTGTTCTGTTCACGGATCAATGGGGCTCGCCCATCGAACGCAACGCAGCGCATTGCTTCCGCACAATGGTGGAGGTCCCTTCGAGCTGGGACTCGACGCTTGCGATCAACTTCTTGCTTGAGGCCATGGTCGCTGCCATTCAGGCGGCGTGCGGCAGCACGGACCGCTTGCGCGCTTTGGAAGACATCATTGGGGATTCGAGGATCTTTCGCGGCGGTCGCGAGTGAACCTCAAACGGACGATACCAAAATGACAAAACCCTGCATCATCTGCGTGGCCATCACGGGGTCGCTGCCCCGGAAGTCCGACAATCCTGCCGTGCCGATCACTGTGTCTGAGCAGATAGAAAGCACCCATGCAGCGTTTGAGGCCGGGGCCGCAATCTGCCATGCCCATGTGCGCAACGACGACCAGACCCCTTCAAGTGACCCCGAGAAATTCGCAGCACTGAAAGAGGGGCTGGAGAAACATTGTCCCGGCATGATCATCCAATTCTCAACCGGAGGACGCTCCGGCGCTGGGCGCGAACGGGGGGGCATGTTGCCTTTGCAGCCCGACATGGCCTCGCTGTCTGTCGGATCGAACAATTTTCCGACGCGGGTCTACGAAAATCCACCCGATCTCGTGGATTGGCTTGCTGCTGAAATGATCGAACACGGTGTGAAGCCCGAAATTGAGGCGTTCGACTTGAGCCACATCCTCAAAGCGAAAGAGATGGCGGACAACGGGCAACTTGCTGGCCCGCCATACGTGCAATTCGTGATGGGTGTGAAGAACGCCATGCCCGCCGACCGAACCGTTTTTGATTTCTACGTTGCGACGGTCCATCGGCTGTTTGGACCAGACGCCCCTTGGTGTGCTGCCGGGATCGGGCCCAACCAGATCGTGCTGAACGAATGGTCCATTGCGGCAGGCGGCCATGCCCGAACAGGGCTTGAAGACAATGTTCGCCTCAACAAGCAGACACTTGCCCCATCGAACGCAGCGCTTGTTCGCCGGGCAGCGGAACTATGCGCAAAACACGACCGACCCGTCGCCACTTGGCAAGAGGCGCGCGAGATACTCGGGATCAGGCATGCCGCGGCCTGAAGCCCGCGCTTTTGAACCTAGGGGCTGAGTAACCGAGATATCCGCATATTCCGCCTCAGGTGCAAAAGCGCCTGCGGGAGTGAATTGAACCAAGTGATCATGCAGACCCAACAATATAGGGCCCACCTCACCGACGGATCGCCGTCAGGCGAGTGCGTCCTGCAGAACCGGCTGTGTCACATCAAGTATCGGCAGGATTAACCGGACTGATAGCCCGGGTGCGTTCGGAGACAATTCCAATCGCCCGTTCAATGCTTCGGCCACAGCCTGCGCAATTGGCAGCCCAAGGCCACTGCCGCTGCCTGGGGTGACTTGGCCAAACCTGGACAGGGCTATCGCAAATTGCGACGGCTCAATACCGCGACCGTCATCAGCCACGTCAATGATTAGGTTTTGGTCGTTGGTCTCCAGCGACACTCTAACCTCAGTTAAGTCAGGTCCCCCATGAGCGAGTGCATTCGCGATCAGATTTTCGATGGCCTGCTCCATTAGAACACTGTCGACGTGTAGGTAAGCCGCGTCAGGATCATGCGATAGGTGCAAGGTGACTCCACGCTGATTTGCAATGGCGGTCTGGCGGGCGACGGCGGATCCAACAATGTCGACCACGTCCTCGACCGGAAGTTTTTCGGCCGGCGGTGCCGATCGCGCGCGCTCAAATGCCAGCAAATCCTCGGTCAACTTTGCAGCATGCGTTGCGGCCTCCGCCAAATCGGCGCTCCTCATCTTGAAATCCTCGGTCGTTTTGGCGGCTGCCACAGCCTCGGACAGGGCAAGGACACCGGATATCGGGTTGCGCAATTGGTGGGCTGCGTTGGAAATGAAGCTGTCCTTGGCCCTGATCGTTGCCGCCATTTCCGACAAAAGCACATTCAAGCGCCCAACAATGCCCTGAACCTCGTGCGGGATTGGCCGCGATATGGGCGTGAGGTCCAACGCCGAGCGACGTGCGATGGCCTGCTCCAGATCAAGGAGCGGTCCCATCCCCAAGCGCACGCCGAACCAGACAATCAAGGCCACACCAATAACTAGCGTGGCCATAACGGCGTATGTGCGTTGCGACAGGCTTTGCACAAACCCGTCGCGCAGTGACAGGTTCTGCCAGACGGTAAAAGTGAACTCTCCCGACAGGTTGTCGATCTCCATACGGTCAGAAAACCGGACGACGCGCACCTCGCGCCCCTGATACTGCGCATCATAATATGCGTAGGCATCTGTTTCCGCGGCTGCGGTCGGCGTGGGCGGGGTGGCATACCCCGTTACGAACGCCCCGTCCGGGGCATAAACATGATAGAAAACAGGTCCCCCGGATGTGTTGCGCAGCAGGTCACGCGTTTCCCGACTGAGTGCGTCGCCTCCACTGATGGCTGTGTCACGCGATATTCCCAACGCCGTGACGAGCAGAGACCGATCAAATCGATCAGCGGCACGGGCCTGGGCGTCGCGTGCCGCCCAGATCGCCACCGCGGCTGAAACCAACAGAAGCGGTAGCAGGATAATCAAGGTCAAACGCAGCCGCAGGGAAAGTGGACCTATCACGGGGCGACCTCAACCATCGCGTATCCGATGCCACGCCGCACGGTGATCTCAACCCCATGCACTTTCAGTCGCTTGCGCAGGCGAGACACGTAAACCTCGACCACCGCCTCCTCCACATCGCTGCCCGTGCCGTACATGCTGTCTAGGAGCGCCTGTTTCGATACAAACCGGCCATGTGCGCTCAAAAGCGCCTCGAACAACGCGACCTCACGGCGCGGGACCGACAGATCCTCCGCGTTGCACAGGATCGCCCGGGCGACCGGATCGAATCTCAGCGCCCCGATGGCAAGTTGGCCAACGTCAGTGGCGGGTCGGCGACGGCCGAGCGCACGCACCCGCGCGCTCAACTCATCCATCTCGAACGGTTTCGACAGGTAGTCGTCTGCGCCTGCATCCAGCCCGGCAACCTTGGCGCCGAGCTCCGATTGTGCCGTCAGCATGATTACTGGGCGGGTATCATTGCGTGCCCGCATGGCAGCTAGAACATCCAACCCGCCAAGTCCGGGCAGTTTGATGTCCATGATCACCAGGTCAGCGCCATCGTCTTTCAAGAACGCCTCAGCTTCCGCACCGTCGTGAATAAGGTCCACAGCGTGTCCCTCGTCCTGCAGGCGATAGGCGATGCCCTTCGCGACCGAAACGTTGTCCTCCACAATAACGATGCGCATGGCGTTTTTTCTTACGATGAAAGGTTCGTGAAAGCTTGGCATTGAAACTTAAGGGCATCAAGGCGGCGTTCAGCGCTGTCGAAGAGAGATTGCCAGGGTTGGGAGGCCCTGCGTTCAGGGAGGAAAAAATGAACGATCTTTTCAAGCGCTCAGCAGCGCTTCTAGCAACCGTGTCCGCGTTCGGATTGGCGGCACCAGCCTATGCTGACGGACTGGATCTTTCCGGTGAAACCGTTGAATGGATCATTCCATTCTCGGAAACTGGCGGCTCGGCGCGCTGGGCGAACTTCTATGCACCGCTGCTTAGCGAAGCACTGCCCGGCAACCCGACTGTTGTGGTGACCTTCATGCCCGGTGCCGGCTCAACGCGCGGGGCAAACCATTTCCAGGGCCTTGAGTATGAAGATGGTACAACGATCTTTGGCTCGTCCGGCTCCACGCAGTTCCCATATCTGCTGAACGATCCGCGCGTCCGGTATGAGTATGGCGATTGGAACGTTGTCTTGGCCTCGGGCACCGGCGGTGTGGTCTATCTGCCTGCCGATCTGTCCGCCAACCTCGACTCCGGTGGCATCGAAGCGTTGATGGAAGAAAACTTCATCTACGGTAGCCAGGGGGCCACACGCCTTGACCTGGTCCCGCTGCTTGCGTGGGAAATGCTTGGACTGAATGTTGAGCCGGTCTTTGGTATCGAAGGACGTGGCGACGGGCGCTTAATGTTCGAACGCGGCGAAGCCAATATCGACTATCAGACTTCGTCATCGTACCTCTCCGGCGTGACGCCACTGGTCGAAGCCGGCACCGCTGTGCCGTGGTTCACCTTTGGCGCGTTGGATGCGGATGGTAACGTGGTGCGGGATCCAACCTTCCCGGATTTGCCGAGCTTCGCTGAAGTCTGTGAAGCAGCGGCTGCATGCGAGACATCTGGCCCCGCCTGGGATGCCTGGTTGGCGTTCTTTACCGCAGGTTTCCCGGCGCAGAAGATGGTGTTCCTGCCCGCCGGCGCGCCGCAGGAGGCGATCGATACCTACTCAGCGGCCTTCCAGGCCATCACGGAACGGGCAGACTTCGCCGAGATTTCTCAGGCGCGTCTTGGGGTTTACCCACAGATGACCGGAGACGCCGCTCAGACAGCTTTGCAAAGCGCCACCGAGGTGCCGGAAGAAGCTCAGACCTTCGTGCTGGATTGGCTCGCTGAACGTTACGGCGTTGTCCTGAACTAGGTCCGCTCCTGTCCCCGGGCAACGTCCGGGGACTCCACAACCTCAACCACATTTTCAGGAGGCCGCCATGGACCTCTTCGCAACCGCCATGCCCGCGCTTGGCGAAGCTTTTGGTATGATCTTGAACCCAGTTGTACTGGGATATCTTGTACTGGGCGTTGTGATGGGGCTTTGCGTCGGAATCTTCCCAGGGCTCGGGGGTATTGCCGGTCTTTCGCTTCTCTTGCCATTCATGTTCGGGATGCAGCCGCTTTACGGTCTCGCCTTGATGGTCGGCATGGTGGCGGTGGTTCCAACATCGGACACGTTTGCCAGTGTCTTGATGGGGATACCCGGATCATCGGCCAGCCAAGCGACAGTGCTGGACGGCTTCCCTCTGGCGAAGAAGGGTGAGGCGGCCCGTGCATTGGCAGCAGCATTCACGTCATCGCTATTCGGCGGCCTTCTGGGCGCAGCTTTCCTGACATTCTTCATCCTCGCCGCGCGGCCCATCGTTTTGGCTTTTCAAACGCCCGAGCTGCTGATGGTGACCATCTTCGGTCTTTCGATGGTTGGCATCCTTGCTGGACGTGTCGCGATCAAAGGGATCGTGGCGGCTTGCCTCGGCCTGCTGATCGGCACAATCGGCGAAGGCGCTGCGTCGGGTGAGTTGCGCATGGCGAGCTATGACCTGCCCTATCTGGTTGACGGCTTCAAACTGGTCATCGTGGGCCTCGCTATCTTTGCGGTGCCGGAAATCATCGCGCTTTTGCGTCAGGACAAGGCTATCGCGGACCGGCAGGTCTTGGGTGGTGGCTGGCTGACCGGCGTCAAGGACTGGTGGGCCAACAAATGGCTGTCCATTCGCTGTTCGCTGATCGGCGTCTGCGTCGGGGTTATTCCGGGTCTCGGCGGCTCGGTCGTCGATTGGATCGCTTACGGCCACGCTGTCCAGACCTCCAAGGACAAATCCAAGTTCGGCTCCGGCGATATTCGCGGCGTCGTGGGCCCGGAAAGCTCGAACAACGCAAAGGAGGGTGGCGGCCTTGTGCCAACGCTTCTCTTCGGCATTCCGGGTTCAGGCTCGATGGCAATCTTCATATCGGGCATCGCGCTGTTGGGGACGGGCCAGATCGAGGTTGGCCCTTCGATGATCAACAACAACCTCAACTTCACCTATGCCATCGTCTGGTTGCTGGCGCTGGCCAACGTGGTTGGCACGTTGATCTGCATCGGGGCGGCCGGCGGCATCGCGCGGCTGACGAATATCCGTTTTGCTCTTCTTGCGCCGTTCCTCTTCATGATCATCGCATTTGCGGCCTTCCAATCCCGGCAATCCATCTGGGATCTGGTGGCGCTTTTCGGGATTGGTCTTCTGGGCATCCTGATGCGGCGGTTCGACTGGTCCCGCCCGGCCTTCCTGATCGGTTTCGTGTTATCGGCTCCGGCTGAACGCTACACCAACCAAGCTTTCCAGATCGCAAGCTCGCGCTTCCGGCGCAGCTTCGAGGAAGGCCTCGACTACCTGTTCAGCCCCATCGTGATTGTGCTGATTATCGTAACGGTCCTGTCGGTCTTCTTCGGCCTGCGCCAGGCAAAGAACATTCAGGCGGAGGGCGATGTGAATTCGGGCGGCAAGCGCGCCCCGCTGATCTTCCTTCTGCTGGTAACGGCCTATATCACCGTGGCCTATATCGACGCGCGCCTGATCCCGGATTTTGCCCGCACGGACCGCGTATTCCCTGTTTTTGTGGGTACGGTCGCCCTCATCGGCTGTGCAGTGCTGATGCTGCAGATGCGGCTCAAACCCGAAACGGACGCGCTCTTTGCCGACCGCGAAGTCGAGGATCGCGATAGCAACGCCTTCGGGCTCTGGGCCACCCTTGCATGGTTCGCGGGTCTCTTGATCCTGACGGCGCTGGTCGGCTTCATCTTGGCGCTTGCGGTGTTCCTGCTGATGTTCATCCGGTTCCGAGCCGGAAAACCATGGGGCTTTGCCGCGCTCTATACGCTGGCCGGGATTGCCTTCATCTGCGCAATGGCCGCAACGCTCAACCGAGATTTCCCACCTGGCCTTTTGCAATCCTACTTTGACCTGCCTTGGCCGCTGACATGAACCAGCGCGCCATTCCCTTCTGGTTCCTGCGTGGTGGCACATCGCGCGGGCCCTACTTTCGGAGATCTGACCTGCCTGAAGATCTTGAGACGTTGGCGGAGGTGCTGATTGCGGCGGTCGGGTCGGGCCATCCGCTCAATATCGATGGCATCGGCGGCGGTAATGCGGTGACCACCAAGGTCGCTATGCTGAGTGTGCCTGACGGCGACTCGTGGGCCGACATCGACTACTTTTTCGCTCAGGTCAGCGTCGAGGACCGCACGGTGGATTTCAAACCCACGTGCGGCAACATCCTTTCAGGCGTGGGTCCTGCTGCCGTTGAGATGGGGCTCGTATCTGCCACTGCGGAGGAAACCGAGGTCAAGATCCACGCCGTGAACACTGGTGCGCGGGTCGTTGCGAAGGTGCAGACGTCAGGCGGCGCCGTCACCTATGCGGGGGATGTGGCGATTGATGGTGTGCCGGGCACAGCCGCGCCGGTGGGCCTGCAATTCATGGACACGATCGGCGGTGCGACCGGGGCCTTCCTTCCCACAGGCAACTTGCACGATACCTTCGATGGCATTCAGGTCACCTGTATGGACGTGGCCATGCCGATGGTCATCGCGCGGGCTGAGGCCTTTGGCTTAACGGGCCATGAAAGCGCTGATGCGCTGAATAAGAATGCTGAGTTCTTCGCGAATATGGAGGCCGTCCGCATCAAGGCCGGGGAGGCGATGGGCATTGAAAACGTTGCCGCCTCTGTCACACCGAAGTTCGGCCTCTTGGCGCCCGCGCGTGACGGCGGCACTGTGGCCGCACGCTATTTCATGCCTTGGAAGGCGCACCCGACGATGGCTGTGACCGGCGCGCAATGCCTCGCCTCATGTGTGCTGACGCCGGGAACCGTGGCGGATGGCCTTTCCAACCGAAGCAATGAACGTCCGGCTCTGATCACATTGGAACATGCCAGTGGGCAGATCGATGTTCTGGTCGATTATGAGTTCGGCGCCGACGGGATCGACCTCCGCTCGGCCGGGTTGGTCCGGACGGCACGCCTTTTGGCACGGGGCGAGATCCTTATTCCGGGTGCAGTTTGGGTATAGTCATCAAAATAGCAAATCGGTATACTATAGTATACAATATGAAAGGTGTGATGATGGACGCATATTCTGATTGCCTGACCCTTGCCCGTGCCGAACTGATCCAGGCGGATCGCATGATCGGTGAAAACATCCGAAATTACCCAACCCCGATTTCGGGCTGTGACGCAGCTTTCAACGGATTGCTCGCGGATCGCGAGAAGGTGCACCGCGCACTACTTGCCTTGTCCAGCGACGTGTTCGTGCCAACCCCACGCACCCCGATGCCGGATTCTGGTGTCGAAAGCCGATGAAGGTCCATATCCTCGATGATTGGTTCGACACACTGCGCGGATTGCCGTGCTTTGCAAAGCTTGCGCGCCATGACGTGACGGTATGGACAGATCATGAACCTGACCCCGCGCGCCTTGCCGCGCGGGTGGCGGACGCCGAAGCGCTTGTGCTGTTCCGGGAACGCACGCGAATTGGTGCAGACCTGCTCGAAGCCTTGCCAAATCTGCGCCTGATCTCCCAACGCAGCGTGTATCCCCACATCGATGTTGACGCCTGCACGGCGAACGGCGTGTTGGTGTGTTCCAACATGCACAGCGACACGCCGTCCTATGCGGCTGCCGAAATGACGCTGGCGTTGATCCTGGCATCGTATCGCCAGATCCCGGAACAGGTGACTTCAATCCGAAGTGGGCATTGGCAGGCGGGAGTCGGGCGCACCCTGCGTGGGCGGACCTTGGGCCTTTATGGCTACGGGCGGATTGCAAAAGCGGTCGAAGGATACGCTGAAGCGCTTGGTATGCGCGTGCAATGGTGGGGGTCCGATGCCGGCCGGGCGCGTGCGCTTGCCGACGGTCGCACGCTGGCTGATAGCCGCGAGGCGTTCTTTGCAACGTCGGATATTGTCAGCCTGCACGTGCGGCTCAAACCGGACACGCGCGGGATCATCACGGCCGACGACCTGGCGCAGATGGCCCCGCGCAGCCTCTTGGTGAACACCTCCCGCGCCGGCCTGATCGTGCCGGGTGCCTTGGAAGCAGAGATCGCCCGAAACCGCATTTTTGCAGCCGTGGATGTCTTTGAGACTGAGCCGCTGACAGACCCATCCCATCCCCTTTTGCGCCATCCAAATGTCCTGCCCACACCTCACTTGGGCTACGTGACTGAGGACGAATTTGACCTGCAATTCAGCGACATTTTCGATCAGGTGACAGCCTTCGCCGAAGGTGCCCCCATCCACATGATCAACCCAGTGGTGCTCGCTCAATGACACGCGAACGGTCCAACGCTCAGGTTTCTTCGGTGCCCTTACTCAGCGCGACGCACCGACCCAAACAGGAAGGCTAAGGCGATGCCAAAACGCGTCATTATTGTAGGCACCGGCAATGCCGCACTCTGCGCGGCAATCGCTGCGTTGGAAGGCGGCGCACAGGTTTTGATGTTGGAAAAGGCGGATGAAGCACTGGCCGGCGGCAACACGAAATATACGGCCGGGGCTATGCGGTTCGCTTATGAGGGCAGGGGGGATCTTCTCCCGCTTCTGAGTGATGCCAACGACCCGCGCCTGTCTCGCACCGAATTCGGCAGCTACACGCAACAGCAGTTTGCAGACGATCTCCTGTCCTTCAATGGCGGACGCCCGCTTTCGCCTGAGCAAAGCCGGTTGATCACTGGCTCACTGGACACGATGACATGGCTGGCGCGCCATGGCGTCACATTTGAACCGATCTGGTCGCGTCAAAGCTTTGAGAAAGGTGGAAAAATCATCTTCTGGGGCGGCCTCACGCTGGCCGCGGAAAACGAAGGGGTCGGCCTGTTCGAGATGGAGCGCGACGCAGTTCTGCGGCTTGGCGGCGAAATCCGTTACAATGCGGGCGTTACGGGCCTTGTGACAAATGGCGGCCACGTCACCGGCGTCAGGGTCGGTGATCAGACGCTAAAGGCCGATGCTGTGATCCTTGCTTGCGGGGGGTTCGAGGCATCGGACGAACTCCGACAGGATTGGATGGGCGGAAATTGGCGAAAGGCCAAAGTGCGCGGCACCCCGCACAATACCGGCGATGGCCTTATGATGGCGCGCGAGGTCGGTGCAAAAGCCCACGGGCTATACGATGGCTGCCACGCGACCCCGATGGACCTGCACATGGCGGATTTTGGCGGCCTCCATTGGCCACCGGGCGAGCGGAAGAACTATCGCAAGATCTGCTACTTTCTTGGCGTGATGCTGAACGCCCAAGGCGCGCGCTTCGTCGATGAGGGCAAGGATTTTCGCAACTACACCTACGCGCAATTCGGTCGCGCCGTTCTGGACCAGCCCGGCCATTTCGCATGGCAGATTTTTGACGCGAAGGTCTTTGATCTGCTCTATGCCGAGTATCGGTTTCACGACGCCCATTTCGTCGAAGCCGATAGCCTTGAGTCGCTCTGCGCCAAGCTGGACGGCGTTGATGCAGACGCGGCCTTTGCCACGCTGCAGTCGTTTAACCAGGCAGTCGATGATGACATCCCCTTTGACCCCACCATCCGTGATGGCAAGGCTGCGCATGGCCTTTCAGTGCCACGGTCGAACTGGGCACAGC
It contains:
- a CDS encoding response regulator transcription factor is translated as MRIVIVEDNVSVAKGIAYRLQDEGHAVDLIHDGAEAEAFLKDDGADLVIMDIKLPGLGGLDVLAAMRARNDTRPVIMLTAQSELGAKVAGLDAGADDYLSKPFEMDELSARVRALGRRRPATDVGQLAIGALRFDPVARAILCNAEDLSVPRREVALFEALLSAHGRFVSKQALLDSMYGTGSDVEEAVVEVYVSRLRKRLKVHGVEITVRRGIGYAMVEVAP
- a CDS encoding sensor histidine kinase N-terminal domain-containing protein; its protein translation is MTLIILLPLLLVSAAVAIWAARDAQARAADRFDRSLLVTALGISRDTAISGGDALSRETRDLLRNTSGGPVFYHVYAPDGAFVTGYATPPTPTAAAETDAYAYYDAQYQGREVRVVRFSDRMEIDNLSGEFTFTVWQNLSLRDGFVQSLSQRTYAVMATLVIGVALIVWFGVRLGMGPLLDLEQAIARRSALDLTPISRPIPHEVQGIVGRLNVLLSEMAATIRAKDSFISNAAHQLRNPISGVLALSEAVAAAKTTEDFKMRSADLAEAATHAAKLTEDLLAFERARSAPPAEKLPVEDVVDIVGSAVARQTAIANQRGVTLHLSHDPDAAYLHVDSVLMEQAIENLIANALAHGGPDLTEVRVSLETNDQNLIIDVADDGRGIEPSQFAIALSRFGQVTPGSGSGLGLPIAQAVAEALNGRLELSPNAPGLSVRLILPILDVTQPVLQDALA
- the tcuA gene encoding FAD-dependent tricarballylate dehydrogenase TcuA — encoded protein: MPKRVIIVGTGNAALCAAIAALEGGAQVLMLEKADEALAGGNTKYTAGAMRFAYEGRGDLLPLLSDANDPRLSRTEFGSYTQQQFADDLLSFNGGRPLSPEQSRLITGSLDTMTWLARHGVTFEPIWSRQSFEKGGKIIFWGGLTLAAENEGVGLFEMERDAVLRLGGEIRYNAGVTGLVTNGGHVTGVRVGDQTLKADAVILACGGFEASDELRQDWMGGNWRKAKVRGTPHNTGDGLMMAREVGAKAHGLYDGCHATPMDLHMADFGGLHWPPGERKNYRKICYFLGVMLNAQGARFVDEGKDFRNYTYAQFGRAVLDQPGHFAWQIFDAKVFDLLYAEYRFHDAHFVEADSLESLCAKLDGVDADAAFATLQSFNQAVDDDIPFDPTIRDGKAAHGLSVPRSNWAQRLNTPPYRAYPVTGGITFTYGGLAVSDRGAVVSDAGAEIPGLYACGEMVGGVFFEGYPGGSGLTSGAVFGRLAGTHAAES
- a CDS encoding 4-oxalomesaconate tautomerase; amino-acid sequence: MNQRAIPFWFLRGGTSRGPYFRRSDLPEDLETLAEVLIAAVGSGHPLNIDGIGGGNAVTTKVAMLSVPDGDSWADIDYFFAQVSVEDRTVDFKPTCGNILSGVGPAAVEMGLVSATAEETEVKIHAVNTGARVVAKVQTSGGAVTYAGDVAIDGVPGTAAPVGLQFMDTIGGATGAFLPTGNLHDTFDGIQVTCMDVAMPMVIARAEAFGLTGHESADALNKNAEFFANMEAVRIKAGEAMGIENVAASVTPKFGLLAPARDGGTVAARYFMPWKAHPTMAVTGAQCLASCVLTPGTVADGLSNRSNERPALITLEHASGQIDVLVDYEFGADGIDLRSAGLVRTARLLARGEILIPGAVWV
- a CDS encoding 3-keto-5-aminohexanoate cleavage protein, which produces MTKPCIICVAITGSLPRKSDNPAVPITVSEQIESTHAAFEAGAAICHAHVRNDDQTPSSDPEKFAALKEGLEKHCPGMIIQFSTGGRSGAGRERGGMLPLQPDMASLSVGSNNFPTRVYENPPDLVDWLAAEMIEHGVKPEIEAFDLSHILKAKEMADNGQLAGPPYVQFVMGVKNAMPADRTVFDFYVATVHRLFGPDAPWCAAGIGPNQIVLNEWSIAAGGHARTGLEDNVRLNKQTLAPSNAALVRRAAELCAKHDRPVATWQEAREILGIRHAAA
- a CDS encoding D-2-hydroxyacid dehydrogenase family protein, producing MKVHILDDWFDTLRGLPCFAKLARHDVTVWTDHEPDPARLAARVADAEALVLFRERTRIGADLLEALPNLRLISQRSVYPHIDVDACTANGVLVCSNMHSDTPSYAAAEMTLALILASYRQIPEQVTSIRSGHWQAGVGRTLRGRTLGLYGYGRIAKAVEGYAEALGMRVQWWGSDAGRARALADGRTLADSREAFFATSDIVSLHVRLKPDTRGIITADDLAQMAPRSLLVNTSRAGLIVPGALEAEIARNRIFAAVDVFETEPLTDPSHPLLRHPNVLPTPHLGYVTEDEFDLQFSDIFDQVTAFAEGAPIHMINPVVLAQ
- a CDS encoding tricarboxylate transporter, with amino-acid sequence MNDLFKRSAALLATVSAFGLAAPAYADGLDLSGETVEWIIPFSETGGSARWANFYAPLLSEALPGNPTVVVTFMPGAGSTRGANHFQGLEYEDGTTIFGSSGSTQFPYLLNDPRVRYEYGDWNVVLASGTGGVVYLPADLSANLDSGGIEALMEENFIYGSQGATRLDLVPLLAWEMLGLNVEPVFGIEGRGDGRLMFERGEANIDYQTSSSYLSGVTPLVEAGTAVPWFTFGALDADGNVVRDPTFPDLPSFAEVCEAAAACETSGPAWDAWLAFFTAGFPAQKMVFLPAGAPQEAIDTYSAAFQAITERADFAEISQARLGVYPQMTGDAAQTALQSATEVPEEAQTFVLDWLAERYGVVLN
- a CDS encoding tripartite tricarboxylate transporter permease, with translation MDLFATAMPALGEAFGMILNPVVLGYLVLGVVMGLCVGIFPGLGGIAGLSLLLPFMFGMQPLYGLALMVGMVAVVPTSDTFASVLMGIPGSSASQATVLDGFPLAKKGEAARALAAAFTSSLFGGLLGAAFLTFFILAARPIVLAFQTPELLMVTIFGLSMVGILAGRVAIKGIVAACLGLLIGTIGEGAASGELRMASYDLPYLVDGFKLVIVGLAIFAVPEIIALLRQDKAIADRQVLGGGWLTGVKDWWANKWLSIRCSLIGVCVGVIPGLGGSVVDWIAYGHAVQTSKDKSKFGSGDIRGVVGPESSNNAKEGGGLVPTLLFGIPGSGSMAIFISGIALLGTGQIEVGPSMINNNLNFTYAIVWLLALANVVGTLICIGAAGGIARLTNIRFALLAPFLFMIIAFAAFQSRQSIWDLVALFGIGLLGILMRRFDWSRPAFLIGFVLSAPAERYTNQAFQIASSRFRRSFEEGLDYLFSPIVIVLIIVTVLSVFFGLRQAKNIQAEGDVNSGGKRAPLIFLLLVTAYITVAYIDARLIPDFARTDRVFPVFVGTVALIGCAVLMLQMRLKPETDALFADREVEDRDSNAFGLWATLAWFAGLLILTALVGFILALAVFLLMFIRFRAGKPWGFAALYTLAGIAFICAMAATLNRDFPPGLLQSYFDLPWPLT